One window of Parabacteroides sp. FAFU027 genomic DNA carries:
- a CDS encoding CoB--CoM heterodisulfide reductase iron-sulfur subunit B family protein, whose protein sequence is MKKVGFYPGCSLKGSASEYNASVLALAKAFDLELTEISDWNCCGATAAHSMNKELALSLSARILALAEKDGMKEIVVPCAACYNRLSVVQHQLNNDAALKERISDMIKMPISGNLQILNVMQMIDKFVVERLEEKVTSAFTKKVACYYGCLLVRPHDILKFDRVEDPQSMDILMKKAGAETIDWAYKTECCGAGFSVSRTDIVAKLSGNIVKDAADRGAEAIIVACPMCQSNLDMRRPQINEYLKAKINIPVLYITQAIGLAVGLSAEEVGLKKHFVPAEFA, encoded by the coding sequence ATGAAGAAAGTTGGATTTTACCCCGGTTGTTCGCTGAAGGGTTCTGCTTCGGAGTATAATGCTTCCGTACTGGCTCTGGCGAAAGCGTTCGACCTAGAATTGACCGAAATTTCGGATTGGAATTGTTGCGGAGCCACTGCTGCACATAGCATGAATAAAGAACTTGCGTTGTCTCTTTCAGCCCGTATTCTTGCATTGGCAGAAAAAGACGGAATGAAAGAAATTGTCGTTCCATGTGCAGCCTGTTATAATCGTCTTTCTGTAGTTCAGCATCAACTGAATAACGATGCTGCGTTGAAAGAACGCATTAGTGATATGATAAAAATGCCTATCAGTGGCAATTTGCAAATTCTGAATGTCATGCAGATGATAGACAAGTTTGTCGTAGAACGTCTTGAGGAAAAAGTAACTTCCGCATTTACCAAAAAGGTAGCTTGCTATTACGGCTGTCTGCTGGTTCGTCCTCATGATATTCTGAAATTCGACCGTGTGGAGGACCCACAATCCATGGATATCCTGATGAAAAAGGCAGGTGCAGAGACGATTGACTGGGCTTATAAAACCGAATGTTGCGGTGCCGGTTTCTCTGTTTCAAGAACCGATATCGTAGCGAAACTTTCCGGAAATATCGTGAAGGATGCAGCAGACCGTGGCGCAGAAGCGATTATTGTGGCTTGTCCGATGTGCCAGTCGAACCTCGATATGCGCCGTCCGCAAATCAATGAATACCTGAAAGCGAAAATTAATATTCCTGTGCTTTATATCACGCAGGCGATTGGTCTGGCAGTCGGACTGAGCGCTGAAGAAGTAGGTCTGAAAAAGCACTTTGTTCCCGCTGAATTTGCCTGA
- a CDS encoding 4Fe-4S dicluster domain-containing protein, protein MEKRFISQPSLVRWLDKLNSEGKHIYAPVKKGGERVDFGRISSVDQVSFDHVQTTQSAKSVAFPRTEVLFSYQKEKGKVQLDNFDPEKMPSTVVFGLHPCDAAAFNPLTAIFSWNSRDELYDARLERTFIVTFSCTKADESCFCTSVNGGPGNTTGSDIQLTPVKEGFLVEILTEKGIALVKANEDCFEADRGEVKEDYLAKLPLKFDVKAVQERLNTAFDSPIWKKQSQRCLGCGACAFVCPTCACFDIQEDAHGAKGKRLRCWDSCGFALFTLHTSGHNPREVQAQRWRQRLLHKFSYMPERLSVRGCTGCGRCSRACPVDMNISEHLGSI, encoded by the coding sequence ATGGAGAAGCGTTTTATCAGTCAACCTTCGCTCGTGCGTTGGTTAGACAAACTCAATAGCGAGGGAAAACACATCTATGCACCGGTGAAAAAGGGTGGTGAAAGAGTTGATTTCGGTCGTATCTCATCGGTTGACCAAGTCTCTTTTGACCATGTTCAGACGACTCAGTCAGCCAAGTCCGTAGCATTCCCCCGTACTGAGGTTTTATTTTCCTACCAAAAAGAAAAAGGAAAAGTACAGCTCGATAATTTTGACCCGGAGAAGATGCCATCGACTGTTGTTTTCGGTCTGCATCCGTGCGATGCGGCGGCGTTCAATCCGCTGACGGCCATCTTCAGTTGGAACAGCCGTGATGAACTTTACGATGCACGTCTGGAGCGTACTTTCATCGTCACGTTCAGTTGTACAAAGGCGGATGAGTCTTGTTTTTGTACTTCGGTAAATGGTGGCCCGGGAAATACTACCGGAAGTGACATTCAGCTTACTCCGGTCAAAGAAGGTTTCCTCGTGGAAATTCTGACCGAAAAAGGAATAGCTTTGGTGAAAGCCAATGAAGATTGTTTCGAAGCCGACCGTGGTGAGGTGAAAGAGGATTATCTGGCTAAATTGCCGTTGAAGTTTGATGTGAAAGCCGTACAGGAACGCCTGAATACCGCATTTGACAGCCCGATCTGGAAGAAACAGTCGCAGCGTTGTCTAGGTTGCGGGGCATGTGCTTTCGTTTGTCCTACCTGTGCCTGCTTCGATATTCAGGAAGATGCGCACGGAGCTAAAGGTAAACGCCTGCGTTGCTGGGACTCTTGCGGTTTCGCGCTGTTTACGCTGCATACTTCCGGACACAATCCCCGCGAAGTGCAGGCCCAGCGCTGGCGTCAACGTCTGTTGCACAAATTCTCTTATATGCCTGAGCGTCTTTCTGTTCGCGGCTGTACAGGTTGCGGTCGTTGCTCACGCGCTTGTCCGGTGGATATGAATATCTCGGAACACTTAGGCTCTATCTAA
- a CDS encoding hydrogenase iron-sulfur subunit, with the protein MSEFEPKIVAFVCNWCTYAGADLTGTSRIKYASNVKIVRFPCTGRIDFMLLLKAFSEGADGIIVSGCHPNDCHYTSGNFHARRRWLIFRSLLNFLGIDVNRIQYSWVSAAEGAKWAEVVNTTVTKVRELGPYTEYRKAADYVEQQEREVFNG; encoded by the coding sequence ATGTCAGAATTTGAACCGAAAATCGTAGCCTTCGTCTGCAACTGGTGTACCTATGCCGGCGCCGATTTGACGGGAACCAGCCGGATTAAATATGCTTCGAATGTGAAGATTGTCCGCTTCCCGTGTACCGGTCGTATTGACTTCATGTTGCTGCTGAAAGCCTTTTCAGAAGGCGCTGACGGCATCATTGTATCGGGATGCCACCCCAACGACTGTCACTATACATCGGGTAATTTCCATGCCCGTCGCCGCTGGTTGATTTTCCGCAGCCTGCTCAACTTCCTCGGTATTGATGTTAACCGTATCCAGTATTCGTGGGTGTCGGCTGCCGAAGGTGCCAAATGGGCAGAAGTGGTCAACACAACCGTGACCAAAGTTCGTGAGTTAGGTCCTTACACCGAATACCGAAAAGCCGCTGATTATGTGGAACAACAAGAAAGGGAGGTTTTCAATGGTTGA
- a CDS encoding ABC transporter permease, which produces MIQKITNHQLYRLISAHILEIVREPAVLFWGIIFPILMAWGLGIAFSNKKDINREVALILPQGISSIHQSALGDIIEHYPSKTNGDFYLPLKNAKLGDVNLTFHPYTQEEANVQLKKGTVSLIVLIDKGKLYYHFDPANADAQLLYQLVKGVVNNGPQYYSSHQEEIKPLTLAGTRYIDFLLPGLLAMGIMMSTSWGISYTLIERRSKKLLRRMVATPMKKSNLLIALISARFIMNVMEASLLFLFAWLYFDMQVQGNLFALALLFISGNMAFAGISILISSHTSNTEVGNGLINAVVTPMMVLSGIFFSYTHFPEWTLPFIKNLPLTMLADGVRSIFNEGAGLFEVWKQIAILSVTGIVSFIIGLKIFKWY; this is translated from the coding sequence ATGATTCAAAAAATAACAAACCATCAATTATACAGGCTCATTTCGGCCCACATACTGGAGATTGTCCGTGAACCAGCGGTACTTTTCTGGGGTATTATCTTTCCCATTCTGATGGCGTGGGGACTGGGCATTGCCTTTTCCAATAAAAAAGACATAAACCGGGAGGTGGCGTTGATTCTTCCTCAGGGGATTAGTTCTATTCACCAGTCTGCACTGGGAGATATCATCGAGCATTATCCTTCAAAGACAAACGGGGATTTCTATTTGCCTCTTAAGAATGCAAAGCTCGGAGATGTAAATCTTACCTTTCATCCTTATACGCAGGAAGAAGCTAATGTGCAGTTGAAGAAGGGGACAGTCAGCCTGATAGTGTTGATCGACAAAGGTAAACTTTACTATCACTTCGACCCTGCCAATGCCGATGCACAGTTGCTTTATCAGTTGGTGAAAGGAGTGGTCAATAACGGGCCGCAATACTATTCGTCGCATCAGGAGGAGATAAAGCCGCTTACCCTTGCCGGGACGCGTTACATAGACTTCCTGCTCCCGGGATTGCTGGCGATGGGGATCATGATGTCCACCTCGTGGGGGATCAGTTATACGTTGATTGAAAGACGTTCGAAGAAATTGCTCCGCCGCATGGTGGCTACTCCGATGAAGAAATCGAACCTGCTCATTGCCCTGATTTCGGCACGTTTCATCATGAATGTGATGGAAGCTTCGCTGCTATTCTTGTTTGCCTGGCTCTATTTCGATATGCAGGTGCAGGGAAATCTATTCGCATTGGCACTGTTGTTTATTTCCGGAAATATGGCCTTTGCCGGTATATCCATCCTGATTTCCTCACATACCTCCAATACCGAAGTGGGTAATGGTTTGATCAATGCCGTGGTGACACCGATGATGGTGCTTTCGGGGATTTTCTTCAGCTACACCCATTTCCCGGAATGGACTTTGCCATTTATCAAGAACCTGCCACTTACCATGCTGGCAGACGGTGTGCGAAGCATTTTCAATGAAGGAGCGGGATTGTTTGAGGTCTGGAAGCAGATCGCCATATTATCCGTAACGGGTATTGTTTCCTTTATTATCGGATTGAAGATTTTCAAATGGTATTAA
- a CDS encoding ABC transporter ATP-binding protein, translating to MEYIVEISGVKKSFKDVHAVKGVSFAIKPGEFVGLLGPNGAGKTTLVEMIEGLQQPDDGDIRIAGKRWKTHQKELHQLIGLSLQETKFIDRLTVLETAKLFASFYNLNSKRVDEVIELVGLQEKGKAYVNNLSGGQRQRLALGIAVLNKPSVLLLDEPTTGLDPHARREIWMILKNLKEEMNTSLILTTHYMEEAEYLCDRIIMMDHGSILADGPLPELLRQFDDARNLDELFINMTGRHLYE from the coding sequence ATGGAATATATCGTAGAAATAAGTGGCGTGAAGAAGTCCTTTAAGGATGTACACGCCGTAAAAGGAGTCAGTTTCGCCATCAAACCGGGGGAATTTGTCGGACTTTTGGGACCTAACGGCGCCGGAAAGACCACGTTGGTAGAGATGATCGAAGGACTCCAGCAACCTGATGACGGGGATATCCGCATTGCAGGCAAACGCTGGAAAACGCACCAAAAAGAGTTGCATCAACTTATCGGGCTTTCGTTGCAGGAGACAAAGTTTATTGACCGGCTGACAGTGCTGGAGACGGCAAAACTCTTCGCCAGCTTTTACAATCTCAACTCAAAACGGGTGGATGAAGTGATCGAACTGGTAGGTCTTCAAGAAAAGGGGAAAGCCTATGTCAACAACCTTTCCGGTGGTCAACGCCAACGTCTGGCTTTAGGGATTGCGGTACTCAATAAACCTTCGGTACTGCTGCTTGACGAACCGACTACCGGTCTTGACCCGCATGCCCGCCGTGAAATCTGGATGATCCTGAAGAATCTCAAGGAGGAGATGAATACTTCCCTGATCCTGACGACGCACTACATGGAAGAGGCGGAGTATCTCTGCGACCGGATTATCATGATGGACCACGGTTCCATACTGGCCGATGGACCTTTGCCCGAATTGCTTCGTCAGTTTGACGATGCCCGTAATCTTGACGAGCTGTTTATCAATATGACGGGAAGGCATTTATACGAGTAA
- a CDS encoding CoB--CoM heterodisulfide reductase iron-sulfur subunit A family protein, with translation MSKIGVFICHCGENISATVDCEKVAEAASKIDGVEVSTDYKYMCSDPGQTLIKNAIKEKGLTGVVVGACSPRMHEPTFRKACAEAGLNPYLCEMSNLREHCSWVHEKSEETTDKAIDLVRMLVEKVKKNKPLNPIKVPITKKALVIGGGIAGIQAALDIANAGQQVIMVEKEPSIGGHMSQLSETFPTLDCSQCILTPRMVEVAQHPNIKLYTYAELEHLEGFIGNFKATIRLKAKSVDPKLCTGCGMCTTKCPSKKIPSEFNEGLGMRTAIYTPFPQAVPNKPVIDRANCTYYQKGKCKVCQKICPTGAIEYDKPDEFITEEIGAVVVATGFNVLKTDFFPEYGYGKYADVITGLQFERLASASGPTLGEIRRPSDGKIPQKIVFIACSGSRDPAKGIPYCSKICCMYTAKHAMLYQHKVHHGESYVFYMDIRAAGKNYDEFVRRAIEDDGVNYIRGRVARIYEKDGKLIVKGADTLLGAKPVEIEADMVVLATAGVSNPGAEELAQRLHVSYDSYKFFAEAHPKLKPVETNTAGIFLCGACQAPKDIPETVGMASGAAAKVIGLFSNSELTREPVVAVVNRSAPPVFSTCVGCFMCETACPYNAIEHEEIKGRNGQVIKTVAKVNPGLCQGCGTCVAFCRSKSIDIQGFSNEQMFAEVMALLND, from the coding sequence ATGTCGAAAATAGGAGTATTTATTTGCCATTGCGGTGAAAACATCAGCGCTACAGTAGATTGTGAAAAGGTGGCCGAAGCCGCATCAAAAATTGATGGGGTAGAGGTTTCGACCGACTACAAATATATGTGTTCCGACCCGGGACAGACTTTGATTAAAAATGCAATTAAGGAAAAAGGGTTGACCGGTGTGGTTGTTGGAGCCTGTTCTCCGCGCATGCACGAGCCAACTTTCCGCAAAGCCTGTGCCGAAGCGGGATTGAACCCTTACCTCTGTGAAATGTCAAACCTTCGCGAACATTGTTCATGGGTTCATGAGAAAAGCGAAGAGACTACAGATAAGGCAATTGACCTCGTCCGTATGTTGGTGGAGAAGGTTAAGAAGAACAAACCTTTGAATCCCATCAAAGTGCCTATCACCAAAAAAGCCCTCGTGATTGGTGGTGGTATTGCAGGTATCCAGGCTGCGCTTGATATTGCCAATGCGGGTCAGCAGGTAATTATGGTGGAAAAAGAACCTTCCATCGGCGGTCACATGTCGCAGTTGTCCGAGACTTTTCCTACTCTTGACTGTTCGCAGTGTATCCTTACTCCGCGTATGGTGGAGGTGGCTCAACACCCGAATATCAAGCTTTATACTTATGCCGAATTGGAGCATCTGGAGGGCTTTATCGGAAACTTCAAAGCAACCATTCGCCTGAAAGCTAAGAGTGTAGACCCGAAACTCTGTACCGGTTGCGGAATGTGTACGACCAAATGTCCGAGCAAGAAGATTCCGAGCGAGTTCAATGAAGGTCTGGGTATGCGCACTGCTATCTACACGCCATTCCCTCAGGCAGTTCCCAATAAGCCGGTGATTGACCGCGCTAACTGTACTTACTATCAGAAAGGCAAATGTAAAGTTTGCCAGAAAATATGTCCGACCGGTGCGATTGAATATGATAAACCCGACGAATTCATCACCGAAGAAATCGGTGCGGTAGTCGTGGCAACCGGATTCAACGTGTTGAAAACCGATTTCTTCCCCGAATATGGTTATGGAAAATACGCTGATGTAATCACCGGATTGCAGTTTGAGCGTCTGGCTTCTGCATCAGGTCCAACACTGGGTGAAATCCGTCGTCCGTCGGATGGTAAAATCCCGCAGAAGATTGTATTTATCGCTTGTTCCGGCTCGCGTGACCCGGCAAAAGGCATTCCATATTGCTCGAAAATCTGCTGTATGTACACCGCTAAACATGCAATGCTGTATCAGCACAAGGTTCACCACGGCGAGTCGTATGTCTTCTACATGGACATTCGCGCAGCGGGAAAAAATTATGACGAATTTGTACGCCGTGCCATTGAAGATGATGGTGTAAACTACATCCGCGGCCGTGTAGCCCGTATTTACGAGAAAGACGGCAAGCTGATTGTAAAAGGAGCAGATACGCTCCTTGGCGCAAAACCGGTTGAAATCGAAGCCGACATGGTGGTACTTGCCACTGCCGGTGTATCAAATCCGGGTGCGGAAGAGTTAGCTCAACGTCTGCACGTATCTTACGATTCTTACAAGTTCTTTGCCGAAGCTCACCCGAAACTCAAACCGGTGGAAACCAACACGGCAGGTATTTTCCTATGTGGTGCCTGTCAGGCTCCGAAGGATATTCCCGAAACGGTGGGGATGGCATCCGGTGCGGCAGCAAAAGTTATCGGTCTGTTCTCCAACAGTGAACTGACCCGCGAACCGGTAGTTGCTGTTGTAAACCGATCAGCGCCTCCGGTATTCTCTACCTGTGTGGGCTGCTTTATGTGCGAAACGGCTTGTCCGTACAATGCCATCGAGCACGAAGAGATTAAAGGTCGAAACGGTCAGGTCATCAAAACTGTAGCCAAAGTAAACCCGGGCCTTTGTCAGGGATGCGGTACCTGTGTTGCCTTCTGTCGTTCCAAATCCATTGACATTCAGGGATTCTCTAACGAGCAGATGTTTGCCGAAGTAATGGCATTGTTGAATGACTAA
- a CDS encoding 4Fe-4S dicluster domain-containing protein, whose protein sequence is MKNTFSSELSQKVASMLESGEVQLVIGYEEGTKRPRPCFISDAADAGKLIFDERCTGNLTVYLTKKELIGDSKVVVTASYFALRSILRLLTENQVNLEKLVVLTVSAEGHLIQFETTDDIAAFIKSAPVPAREDDQVLMQKLEAMSREERWEFWSEELSKCFKCYACRAACPMCYCTKCVVEENRPQWIQPWASTLANIEWHINRAMHMTGRCSDCGACGSACPLGLPVHLLSKKITEEVETSFGMNLNDTLQGGNALSTFKPEDKETFIK, encoded by the coding sequence GTGAAAAATACATTTTCAAGTGAACTGAGCCAAAAAGTCGCTTCCATGCTGGAATCTGGTGAGGTGCAACTGGTGATTGGCTACGAGGAGGGCACCAAACGTCCGCGTCCGTGCTTTATCTCGGATGCTGCGGATGCCGGAAAATTGATTTTTGACGAACGTTGTACCGGAAACCTTACCGTTTACCTGACTAAAAAAGAGTTGATTGGCGATAGCAAGGTTGTAGTGACTGCGTCCTATTTTGCATTACGCAGCATTCTCCGTTTATTGACAGAGAATCAGGTGAATCTGGAGAAACTGGTGGTGCTGACTGTCTCTGCTGAAGGCCACTTGATTCAGTTTGAAACGACAGATGATATTGCCGCTTTCATCAAGAGTGCGCCGGTTCCTGCCCGTGAAGACGACCAGGTATTGATGCAAAAACTGGAAGCGATGAGCCGCGAAGAGCGTTGGGAATTCTGGTCCGAAGAGCTTTCCAAATGCTTCAAATGCTACGCCTGCCGTGCGGCCTGTCCGATGTGCTATTGTACAAAATGTGTTGTCGAAGAGAACCGTCCGCAATGGATTCAGCCCTGGGCGAGCACATTGGCCAATATCGAATGGCACATCAACCGCGCCATGCACATGACTGGCCGCTGCTCTGACTGTGGAGCTTGTGGCTCGGCTTGTCCGCTGGGATTGCCGGTACATTTACTTTCGAAGAAGATTACGGAAGAGGTGGAAACGAGCTTCGGCATGAATCTGAATGATACCTTGCAGGGCGGAAATGCGCTTTCGACTTTCAAACCAGAAGATAAAGAAACGTTTATAAAATAA
- a CDS encoding FAD/NAD(P)-binding protein, with amino-acid sequence MENTQLVETPHTHTHQDNIYLPYLMTIDKVTQEAPGVKTFRLKFQDEAEAERFDFKAGQFGEYSAFGEGESTFCIASSPTRKGYIECTFREAGKVTSSLAKLEEGDTMGFRGPYGNTFPLDQWKGKNLLFIAGGIALPPMRCVIWNALDTRENFKDVSILYGARSVNDLVYKHELEEWHDREDVNLVTTVDPGGETPDWKGEVGFVPSILEKMNPSSENTIAIVCGPPVMIKFTFPVLYKLGFTPDNIYTTLENRMKCGVGKCGHCYVGKVCICKDGPVFTGAELEKMPAEY; translated from the coding sequence ATGGAAAACACTCAGTTAGTAGAAACTCCACATACCCATACTCATCAGGACAATATCTATCTTCCGTACCTGATGACCATTGATAAAGTAACGCAGGAAGCTCCCGGCGTGAAGACCTTCCGCCTGAAGTTTCAGGATGAAGCGGAAGCCGAGCGTTTCGACTTCAAAGCCGGACAGTTTGGCGAATATTCAGCGTTCGGGGAAGGGGAGAGCACCTTCTGTATCGCGTCGTCACCTACCCGCAAAGGCTATATCGAATGTACATTCCGTGAAGCCGGTAAGGTGACTTCATCGCTCGCAAAGCTGGAAGAAGGTGATACAATGGGCTTTCGTGGCCCTTACGGAAATACCTTTCCCCTTGACCAGTGGAAGGGTAAAAACCTCCTCTTTATCGCCGGTGGTATCGCGTTACCTCCTATGCGTTGCGTGATCTGGAACGCGCTCGATACCCGCGAAAACTTCAAAGACGTATCCATCCTCTACGGTGCCCGTTCGGTGAATGACCTGGTGTATAAGCACGAACTGGAAGAGTGGCACGACCGTGAAGATGTCAATCTGGTAACGACCGTTGACCCGGGTGGCGAGACGCCTGACTGGAAAGGGGAGGTGGGTTTTGTTCCTTCTATACTTGAAAAAATGAATCCATCCAGCGAGAATACCATCGCTATCGTGTGTGGCCCTCCCGTGATGATTAAATTTACTTTCCCGGTTTTGTATAAGCTGGGATTTACGCCTGATAATATCTACACGACGCTCGAAAACCGTATGAAGTGCGGTGTCGGCAAATGTGGTCACTGTTATGTGGGCAAAGTCTGCATCTGTAAGGACGGTCCGGTGTTTACCGGTGCCGAGCTCGAAAAGATGCCGGCGGAATATTGA
- the htpG gene encoding molecular chaperone HtpG, translating to MATQKGNIGVTTDNIFPVIKKFLYSDHEIFLRELVSNAVDASQKLKTLSSVGEFKGELGELKVSVSIDKDKGTLTVSDRGIGMTEEEINKYINQIAFSGAEEFLDKYKNDAAAIIGHFGLGFYSSFMVAKKVEIVTRSHKEGAQAMKWSCEGNPEYVLEATTRNDRGTDIILYIDDENKEFLEESRIEGLLKKYCKFLPVAVIFGKEQEWKDGKYVDTEKEKQINDVAPAWTKKPSELKEEDYKKFYRDLYPMSEEPLFWIHLNVDYPFNLTGILYFPKIKANIEPTRNKIQLYCNQVFVTDSVEGIVPEFLTLLHGVIDSPDIPLNVSRSYLQSDANVKKISNHITKKVSDRMQEIFKEDRKQYEEKWDSLKVFVEYGMLTEEKFYERAEKFALLKNTEGQCFTFEEYKTLIGESQKDKDDQLIYLYTTDKEHQYSYIDAARTKGYDVLLMDGPLDVHFLGKLEQKFEKSQFVRVDSDVVDNLIKKENKNKVTISENEREAMQQVFSSQLPKDEKRDFIVAFEALGADNQPVIITQSEYLRRMKEMSAMQGGMSFYGELPDSYNLVLNTDHALFKRVISEQHSSCSDTLSPVITELESAKSKKAELKKKHEKLKADEIPSAEKEEIEAVEKQVSDLEAQRNNILAKYASDNKLVRQMIDIALLSNGMLKGESLSNFIKRSVELL from the coding sequence ATGGCTACACAAAAAGGAAACATTGGGGTAACTACCGACAACATTTTCCCCGTCATCAAGAAATTTTTGTACAGTGATCACGAGATTTTCCTCCGCGAGTTGGTTTCAAATGCTGTGGATGCTTCTCAGAAACTGAAAACGCTCTCCTCTGTAGGCGAATTCAAAGGAGAACTTGGGGAACTAAAAGTCAGCGTCAGCATTGACAAAGACAAAGGCACGCTGACCGTTTCTGACCGCGGTATCGGTATGACTGAAGAAGAAATCAACAAATACATCAATCAGATTGCTTTCTCCGGTGCTGAAGAGTTTCTGGATAAATACAAAAACGATGCGGCTGCCATCATCGGACACTTCGGTCTCGGTTTCTACTCCTCATTTATGGTGGCTAAAAAGGTGGAAATCGTTACCCGGTCACACAAAGAGGGTGCTCAGGCCATGAAATGGAGCTGTGAAGGCAATCCTGAATATGTACTTGAAGCGACTACCCGCAACGACCGCGGAACCGATATCATCCTCTACATCGACGATGAAAACAAAGAGTTCCTCGAAGAGTCCCGCATCGAAGGACTGTTAAAGAAATATTGTAAGTTCCTGCCTGTTGCCGTTATATTCGGTAAAGAGCAAGAGTGGAAAGACGGCAAATACGTTGACACTGAAAAAGAAAAACAGATCAACGATGTTGCTCCGGCATGGACTAAAAAGCCAAGCGAACTGAAAGAAGAGGATTACAAGAAATTCTACCGCGATCTTTATCCGATGTCTGAAGAACCGCTGTTCTGGATTCACCTGAACGTGGATTATCCGTTCAACCTGACCGGTATTCTCTATTTCCCGAAAATCAAGGCAAACATAGAGCCTACCCGCAATAAAATCCAGCTTTACTGCAACCAGGTTTTTGTCACCGACTCTGTAGAAGGTATTGTGCCGGAATTCCTGACATTGCTGCACGGTGTGATCGACTCACCGGATATTCCATTAAACGTGTCCCGCTCTTACCTGCAGAGTGATGCAAATGTCAAGAAGATCTCAAACCACATCACCAAGAAGGTTTCTGACCGCATGCAGGAGATTTTCAAAGAAGACCGCAAGCAGTACGAAGAGAAGTGGGACAGCCTGAAAGTATTCGTGGAATACGGAATGCTCACCGAAGAGAAATTCTATGAGCGTGCCGAGAAATTCGCATTGTTGAAGAATACGGAAGGCCAATGCTTCACCTTCGAAGAATATAAAACGTTGATTGGTGAAAGCCAGAAAGATAAAGACGATCAGTTGATCTACCTCTACACCACCGACAAAGAACATCAGTATAGTTATATCGATGCAGCACGTACCAAAGGGTATGATGTATTGCTGATGGACGGTCCGCTGGATGTGCACTTCCTGGGAAAACTTGAGCAGAAGTTTGAGAAGAGCCAATTCGTGCGTGTTGACTCTGACGTAGTGGACAACCTGATCAAAAAAGAGAACAAGAACAAAGTTACGATCTCTGAAAATGAGCGCGAAGCGATGCAGCAGGTATTCAGCTCGCAACTGCCGAAAGACGAAAAAAGAGACTTCATCGTAGCATTCGAAGCATTGGGTGCAGATAACCAACCGGTAATCATTACCCAAAGCGAGTATCTGCGCCGTATGAAAGAGATGTCGGCTATGCAGGGTGGTATGAGCTTCTATGGCGAACTGCCTGATAGCTACAACCTGGTGCTGAACACGGATCATGCTCTCTTCAAACGCGTAATCAGTGAGCAACACAGCTCATGCAGCGATACGCTTTCTCCGGTTATTACAGAACTTGAAAGCGCTAAAAGCAAAAAGGCGGAGCTAAAAAAGAAACACGAAAAACTGAAAGCTGACGAGATTCCTTCAGCTGAAAAAGAAGAGATTGAAGCAGTTGAAAAACAGGTAAGCGATTTGGAAGCTCAACGTAACAATATACTGGCAAAATACGCAAGTGATAATAAGCTTGTTCGCCAGATGATCGACATCGCTCTTCTTTCAAATGGTATGCTGAAAGGCGAATCGCTCAGCAACTTCATCAAGCGTAGCGTGGAATTGCTTTAA